The genomic DNA TCACTGATTTCCTAAAATGCCCTAATCTGGCTCGCATTTGTGTAAACATTAACCAGGAAGAAGTGTCTtccttcgaagcttttttttgtttcataaaaACCTGTACCAAGTAAACCAGCATTGTGACGAACCATAAAGTTACCGCAAACGTGTTATCTTGTCTtgggaacattaaaaaaaaaaaaaaaaaaaaaaaaaaaaaaaacccaacaacccACGATGAACTTGAAAAACTTCCTGTACTCCATAAACCAAAGATTCGGGGACGTCCTTATCTCACCTTTTGTTGAATGATTGTTGAGGAAAGTCATGGCATGTGATTTGGATTACCTTATTAtgcttttaaattttattatccAAATGGGATCCTTTGGAAACATAGTaggagtgaatgatcatgtttcagtgccattgacagcgatagaagtccaatccttTTTGACTTGAACAGTTGACAGCAAGTTATATTTAAATTTCAGGGATATGTTAAATGTTCaattttagttcacttctggggTAGCAACAAAAAAGTTATTAGTCGTGATTAATTGACTATGGGCGACAGGGCCTTTGCAGCTGCTGCTCCCCGTCTGTGGAACGCCCTCCCAGAACACCTCAGAGCCCCGCAGACAGTGGATGcctttaaaaaaggactaaaaacttacttttttaaaaaagcttaccCTGGCTAATTTTATCTAATTTTATCAGATTTCCATCTGATTTTATCTATGtttctatttttgcttttactcttttattcttagtctttttatttttttatatggtaatgtgcactttgagatttgtttttcaaatgtaaagtgcgttataaataaaatgtattaatattattactattaaCTGCATGAGTTCCTTGCAATTAATCCCTGCATTTCATGACTTCTAAGACTGGGCAATGATGACTCTTTTAATCATGATTATTTGCACGAGGTTGCTGCGATTAAACGCACACCATTATTCTGCCTGCTAGAATAAACACGATCAACATGACTTTTAACACTGGGcaacaattacattttaaatCGTGATTAATCACATGAGATTAAACCCGGCATTCCACGTAGCACattcatattttgttttcttgcaTTTGGTTATTGTTACTGATTATTGGTACTTATATATTGAATATTCAAAATAAGCATGTTCATACAGACAAATAGAAAAAAGGCCTCTTAAATGGTCAGTCAACAAACATTAACGCGTACTAGTTGACAATTACGTTAAGCATTTACCAAACTCACGGGTCAATGAAACTTTAAATaccacataaaaaaacatttccaatATATGCCACACATAAAATTACAATTTGATGTCATATAACAAAGGCATTTttatctgtgaaaaaaaatataataataccttgtgcaaaaaatGGAGAAATAAAACCGGCCTACAGCTGTCAATTGCCTACTGTGATCATTTTTGTGAGTAATAGGGAGTAAGCAGCTGCTCATATATAGTACAACTGATGGGAGTATGTATTGTCACAACTAAACAACATCAGCAGATCCACTCGGAAATTTATTGTGCTTTTATGGTGAAACCAAGGCAAAACCCCAGGCTGTCCTTGATAGATGATTAACAAAGGGAAATTATCTTTATGGTCTTGTATGCTCAGATAGGTTTTTGCAGATAGCAAGACGGAAGACCGTGAGTGGGAATCAATGCTAGTGACACCAGGtacgttttatttttgttttgcttttcctCACGGCTACCTTTTGGATCGCATTGTGGATTAGTTTAAGATTGATCAACTTCAAGAGTCAGCACGTGAACTCACCATGGTAGGCACAGGTGGCCCTGTTGCCACCTTCTCTGTGTGGGACTATGTGGTCTTTGCCGGTTCAATTGCGGGCGCCGCCGGCGTCGGCCTCTATCAGGCCTTCCGAGGACGCGAGCAGAAAAGTAGCGCCGAGTTCTTTTTGGGCGGGCGGCAGATGACAGCGGTACCTGTGGCCATGTCGCTCACGGCCAGCTTCATGTCCGGGGTCACCATGATTGGCACGCCGGCAGAGGCTTACTTGTACGGATCATCCTTCTGGATTTTTGGCATCTCCTATGTCATTATGTCTGCCATCAGTGCTGAGATCTTTGTGCCTCTCTTCTACCGGCTGGAGATTACTAGCGCCTATGAAGTAAGAAGACACACAAGTACAATTGAAATGTAACTATCACTGGAAAATAAACTACAGTTACAATACATACCACTTTTACCCATGAGTCACAAAATTTAACAAAGCTGTTGTCTTGATCCTcatattttgttgtttcatcTTTTACTGCAAAACGTGTAAGCATTTTACTTCGATTAAAAAATTGGCAACTAATTTGTTTCCCTTCCGTTCTAGTACCTGGAGATGCGCTTCAATCGGCTCATTCGCATAATTGGGACATTCATGTACACCACGCAGACGGTAATTCACTGCAACTTTTTTGCACACTTGACAAACAACACCTGTTTCCCTGGCTACTTTTGTGGAAAACGGAACATTTCCATTCATGAATATGAATGACAAGCTTGCCTTTTTTCCAATCCAATCAACTAATGGCGACCCCTCATAACAGGTGTTGTACACCGGCTTGGTCATCTATGCTCCGGCTCTAGCTTTGAATCAGAGTAAGTCACCGGGAAATACAATTTGATTATGTTTGAAGAATGTtcacgtttcagtgccattaacaGTGATTGACATCCCATATTCCTTTCTGATTAGTCACTGGAATGGATCTATGGGGAGTGCTGGTAGCTACGGGGATAGTGTGCATTATCTACTGCACTTTGGTTGGTAAATCACCCACACTTGCTTATTACATGTTTTTACTGCCACCCTAAATATCTCCAAGCCACGTTTTGCTCATCTGCTTGAAGTCATCAGTCATGTGCGCTGGTGTCGTCTTCAGGGAGGCCTGAAAGCGGTAATCTGGACCGACGTGCTGCAGATGGTGATCATGCTGGCGGGTTTTGTAGCCGTAATAGCGAGAGGTGCCGTGCTTCAGGGCGGCCTGAGCAAGATTTGGGAAGATGCCGAAGAAGGGAGGCGACTTGAGGCATTTGAGTAAGAAAGGGCGGGTTGAGTACAATCATTGGAAAGATGTGTTATCTACTTAAGAATCCAAAaatacggggggggggggggggggggggtgcttggtGTACCCGGTTTCATTGCGAGGTTACAAATAATGAAACTCCCTGAGGACCCCCTTcgtattcaaaatatttttcacatctTTCATTTTGGGTAGCTTTGACCCCGACCCACTGAAGCGTCACACATTCTGGAGCATCATTCTAGGTGGAAGCGTGACATGGATGTCTATATATTCCATCAACCAGTCCCAAGTGCAGCGCTACATATCGTGCAAAACACTGTGCCATGCCAAGACGTGAGTGTTCCTACTTGCTAGATGAATTCATATCATATTACTGATTCATGCCCTGACAGCATCTCTCTTGTCACCCAGGGCTTTGTATTTGAACATGGTGGGCCTGTGCGTAACTCTGAGTCTGGCCATGTTATCTGGTCTCACCATGTTCTCTATTTACAAGAACTGCGATCCTTTCAGTAATGGTGACGTCCGTTCCACTGACCAGGTAGCAGCAacttcaaaaacaggcaaacacATCTACCAGTTCATTGATATAACAATgtcttggtaaaaaaaaaaacagttgcttCCCTACCTCGTCATGGACATCTTGGCCACCTACCCTGGAATCCCTGGTTTGTTTGTGGCTGCTGCATACAGTGGGACACTCAGGTGAGGGAAACATTGATTTAGAGCcgatgtgtccaaacctttatcTTGGTTGTTGTAGTGTGAAAAAGCTATTAAAACAAAGCTATGGCCTAGGTCATGACTGCATTTTAACCCATTAGCTGTAAAGTTTTTGTCCGATCTATGAATGTCACCCAACATATCCTTATTATTATGATCATCATGAAAATCAAGCACTGAAATAAAATGTCAGATTTAATCCCGATTAATCGTAAGGACATCATGCGATtgattgattaaaaatataagCATTTCCCAGCCTTAGAAGTCCTTTTGATGTTTATTCTATCAGTCAGAATAATGAAATACAGTGTTTAAAAGTCATTCAGAGTCAGAATAATTAAATGTGGAGTTTACTCGTGATTAATCGCAAGGACCTCATGCTACTAATCATGATTAAAAATGGTAGCATTTACCAGCCCTCAAAATCATTTTGATCATGTTTATTCTATTAGGCAGAATAATGAAACAAGGGgtttaaaagtcatttaaagtcaGAATAATTAAATGCAGAGTTTAATCGTGATTATTTGCCAGGACCTTATGCGATTAATCGtgctgaaccccccccccccccccattcctggaagtcatttttgtttttttaaattctgtttTCATAATGAAATGGAACATTTGCATATCCTTGAATGAACTCATGTATTTTTATCGACATTGATATAATTGCTGCCAGCGTCTCTCAGTCGAAATGAATCAAAGGTCCATTGCAGTCAATGACgcctattggaaaaaaaaaaaaaagataaaagatcgtcaacttatttaaaaacaaa from Corythoichthys intestinalis isolate RoL2023-P3 chromosome 9, ASM3026506v1, whole genome shotgun sequence includes the following:
- the slc5a8l gene encoding sodium-coupled monocarboxylate transporter 1; this translates as MVGTGGPVATFSVWDYVVFAGSIAGAAGVGLYQAFRGREQKSSAEFFLGGRQMTAVPVAMSLTASFMSGVTMIGTPAEAYLYGSSFWIFGISYVIMSAISAEIFVPLFYRLEITSAYEYLEMRFNRLIRIIGTFMYTTQTVLYTGLVIYAPALALNQITGMDLWGVLVATGIVCIIYCTLGGLKAVIWTDVLQMVIMLAGFVAVIARGAVLQGGLSKIWEDAEEGRRLEAFDFDPDPLKRHTFWSIILGGSVTWMSIYSINQSQVQRYISCKTLCHAKTALYLNMVGLCVTLSLAMLSGLTMFSIYKNCDPFSNGDVRSTDQLLPYLVMDILATYPGIPGLFVAAAYSGTLSTVSSSINALVAVTVEDFIRPVCKNLTMKQTTWMNMGLSVAFGALCIGMAGVASQLGSVLQAALSIFGMLSGPLLGLYLLGMLFRTANPIGGLVGMLFSLVLTLWVGIGGQLYPPPSAKRNPLPVTTVGCNSTLQYNTTTIAPWSTPVTHVTQPNVRPPLADTWYSLSYLYISFLGTLMTILIGLLVSVITGGCKQAKLRSELFVRKNDLVCFSNSSKSKALKTVKSASDFNMEVDKSQFVLSGPTRSCILEATKL